The following proteins are co-located in the Spinactinospora alkalitolerans genome:
- a CDS encoding M23 family metallopeptidase: MPSSTRVRPPLLPVLLARVRVPLMWGGALLLAFGGLLHLSWWVRGPVFAIGLLVYLRLGRVRGEPRTVAPPVRGRWMALSSPADHVPSQGMHAYGQTYAVGLVAEPGDGSRPDIGWRPLSRAPEDFPGFGAPVYAPVDGVVVRAHDRQRDHRSRTSWPWLFGMIAESAVRELRGPAGLLGNHVVIDLGDGAFAALAHLKKGSLLVRPGDRVAVGDPVARCGNSGSSTEPQVRFQLMDAPRAWLAAGLPFRWPAEACADLSDAGLPEAWRPFRV; the protein is encoded by the coding sequence ATGCCCTCCTCCACGCGCGTGCGCCCGCCGCTCCTGCCCGTCCTCCTGGCCCGAGTCCGGGTGCCGCTCATGTGGGGCGGGGCGCTCCTGCTCGCCTTCGGCGGGCTGCTGCACCTGTCGTGGTGGGTGCGGGGTCCGGTGTTCGCCATCGGACTGCTGGTCTACCTGCGGTTGGGCCGGGTGCGCGGCGAACCGAGGACGGTCGCGCCGCCGGTGCGCGGGCGGTGGATGGCGCTGAGCAGCCCCGCCGACCACGTCCCCAGCCAGGGCATGCACGCCTACGGCCAGACCTACGCCGTCGGGCTCGTCGCCGAACCCGGCGACGGTTCCCGCCCCGATATCGGGTGGCGGCCGCTGAGCCGGGCGCCCGAGGACTTCCCCGGCTTCGGCGCGCCCGTGTACGCGCCGGTCGACGGCGTGGTGGTGCGCGCGCACGATCGGCAGCGCGACCACCGCAGCCGCACCTCCTGGCCGTGGCTGTTCGGCATGATCGCCGAGAGCGCGGTCCGGGAACTGCGCGGCCCCGCCGGTCTGCTGGGCAACCACGTGGTCATCGATCTCGGCGACGGCGCCTTCGCCGCGCTGGCCCATCTGAAGAAGGGATCGCTGCTGGTGCGCCCGGGCGACCGGGTCGCGGTCGGCGATCCCGTCGCGCGCTGCGGCAATTCGGGGAGCTCGACCGAACCCCAGGTGCGCTTCCAGCTCATGGACGCCCCGCGCGCCTGGCTCGCGGCGGGGCTGCCGTTCCGCTGGCCGGCGGAGGCGTGCGCCGACCTGTCCGACGCGGGTCTGCCCGAGGCATGGCGGCCGTTCCGGGTCTGA
- a CDS encoding antitoxin, whose protein sequence is MLRQVLHFVRRNPHQASRGVHSAGEFVKRRTGGRYDRQVDKATGAAVKYLGRQRHHGRGRDHGGPYRGGR, encoded by the coding sequence ATGCTGCGACAGGTCCTGCACTTCGTCAGGAGGAATCCGCACCAGGCGAGCCGAGGCGTGCACTCGGCGGGGGAGTTCGTGAAGCGGCGTACCGGCGGCAGGTACGACCGGCAGGTCGACAAGGCGACCGGGGCCGCCGTGAAGTACCTCGGCCGACAGCGGCACCACGGCCGCGGCCGCGACCACGGCGGGCCCTACCGGGGAGGACGGTGA